In a single window of the Terrirubrum flagellatum genome:
- a CDS encoding DUF3303 domain-containing protein, with translation MLFMVIEHFDQARVKDIYRRFRDQGRMAPEGVRYVDSWIEASFGRCFQLMECDDITLLQEWVAQWSDLARFEIVPVAPSKDVAARISKYL, from the coding sequence ATGCTCTTCATGGTGATCGAGCATTTCGATCAGGCGCGGGTGAAGGACATCTATCGCAGGTTCCGTGACCAGGGCCGCATGGCGCCGGAAGGCGTGCGTTACGTCGATAGCTGGATCGAGGCGAGCTTCGGACGCTGCTTCCAGCTGATGGAATGCGACGACATCACATTGCTGCAGGAATGGGTCGCTCAATGGAGCGATCTCGCGCGTTTCGAGATCGTGCCGGTGGCCCCATCGAAAGATGTCGCCGCAAGGATCAGCAAATATTTGTGA
- the fabB gene encoding beta-ketoacyl-ACP synthase I, whose translation MRRVVVTGMGIVSSIGNNANEVLASLREAKSGIARDQSFADHGFRCQVSGAPSLNPEGVIDRRAMRFHGGGTAWNHVAMEQAILDSGLEAGEVSNERTGIIMGSGGPSTRTLIEASDKAREFKSSKRVGPFAVPKAMSSTASATLATWFKIKGVNYSISSACATSNHCIGNAYELIQWGKQDVIFAGGCEELDWTLSVLFDAMGAMSTKFNDRPTVASRPYDVNRDGFVIAGGAGVLVLEELEHAKARGAKIYGEIVGYGATSDGYDMVAPSGEGGERCMKQALATVKTKIDYINPHGTSTPAGDGPEITALRNVFGAGDKCPPISATKALTGHSLGATGVQEAIYSLLMMNNGFICESAHIEELDPAFADMPIVRQRIDDAKVGCVLSNSFGFGGTNATIVMKRLDA comes from the coding sequence ATGAGACGCGTCGTCGTCACCGGGATGGGCATCGTCTCATCCATCGGCAATAACGCCAACGAGGTGCTCGCCTCCCTTCGCGAGGCGAAGTCAGGCATCGCGCGCGATCAATCCTTCGCTGATCACGGATTCCGCTGCCAGGTGTCCGGCGCGCCCTCGCTCAATCCGGAGGGCGTCATCGATCGTCGCGCCATGCGCTTCCATGGCGGCGGCACGGCCTGGAACCATGTCGCCATGGAGCAGGCGATTCTGGATTCGGGCCTTGAAGCCGGCGAAGTCTCGAACGAGCGCACCGGCATCATCATGGGTTCCGGCGGCCCGTCGACGCGCACCCTGATCGAAGCCTCCGACAAGGCGCGTGAATTCAAATCCTCGAAGCGGGTCGGCCCCTTCGCCGTGCCGAAGGCGATGTCGTCGACCGCATCGGCGACGCTCGCCACCTGGTTCAAGATCAAGGGCGTCAACTATTCGATCTCGTCGGCCTGCGCGACATCGAACCATTGCATCGGCAACGCCTATGAGCTGATCCAGTGGGGCAAGCAGGATGTGATTTTCGCCGGCGGCTGCGAGGAGCTCGACTGGACGCTCTCGGTGCTGTTCGACGCCATGGGCGCCATGTCGACGAAGTTCAACGATCGTCCGACCGTCGCCTCGCGTCCCTACGACGTCAATCGCGACGGTTTCGTCATCGCCGGCGGCGCCGGCGTGCTCGTGCTGGAAGAGCTTGAGCATGCGAAGGCGCGCGGCGCGAAGATCTATGGCGAGATCGTCGGCTATGGCGCGACGTCTGATGGTTACGACATGGTCGCGCCATCGGGCGAAGGTGGCGAGCGCTGCATGAAGCAGGCGCTGGCGACTGTGAAGACCAAGATCGATTACATCAATCCGCACGGCACCTCGACGCCGGCCGGCGACGGTCCCGAGATTACGGCGCTGCGCAACGTCTTCGGCGCCGGCGACAAATGCCCGCCGATCTCGGCGACCAAGGCGCTCACGGGCCATTCGCTCGGCGCGACGGGCGTGCAGGAGGCGATCTACTCGCTCCTGATGATGAATAACGGCTTCATCTGCGAGAGCGCCCATATCGAGGAGCTTGATCCCGCCTTCGCCGACATGCCGATCGTCCGCCAACGCATCGACGACGCCAAGGTCGGCTGCGTGCTCTCGAACTCATTCGGCTTCGGCGGCACCAACGCCACCATCGTGATGAAGCGGCTCGACGCCTGA
- the fabA gene encoding 3-hydroxyacyl-[acyl-carrier-protein] dehydratase FabA — translation MTRQSSFTYEELLSCGRGELFGPGNAQLPLPPMLMFDRITEISEAGGVNGKGHVRAEFDVRPDLWFFPCHFKGDPVMPGCLGLDALWQLTGFFLGWLGAEGRGRALGVGEVKFADQVLPTVKKVVYGVEFKRVFRSKLVLGIADGWLEADGRRIYDVKDMRVGLFKPGAA, via the coding sequence ATGACGCGGCAATCGTCTTTCACCTATGAGGAGCTGCTGAGCTGCGGCCGTGGCGAACTGTTCGGCCCCGGCAACGCCCAGCTCCCTCTGCCGCCGATGCTGATGTTCGACCGCATCACGGAGATTTCCGAAGCCGGCGGCGTCAACGGCAAGGGGCATGTCCGGGCTGAGTTCGATGTGCGCCCCGACCTCTGGTTCTTCCCCTGTCACTTCAAGGGCGACCCCGTCATGCCGGGTTGCCTTGGCCTCGATGCGCTGTGGCAGCTCACCGGCTTTTTCCTGGGGTGGCTGGGCGCCGAGGGGCGCGGCCGGGCGCTGGGCGTCGGCGAGGTCAAGTTCGCCGATCAGGTGCTCCCGACGGTCAAGAAGGTCGTCTACGGCGTCGAATTCAAGCGCGTCTTCCGCTCGAAGCTGGTTCTCGGCATCGCCGATGGCTGGCTGGAGGCGGACGGCCGCCGCATCTATGACGTGAAGGATATGAGGGTCGGCCTGTTCAAGCCCGGCGCTGCGTGA
- the irrA gene encoding iron response transcriptional regulator IrrA: MSANLNLTDAVAASRLRDAAPQARPGCPFNALRVRLRGVNLRPTRQRVALGWLLFAKGDRHVTAEMLYEEATRARVPVSLATIYNTLHQFTEAGLLREVAVDGSKTYFDTNISDHHHFFVEGEEKLVDIPGAIEVGALPLAPEGMEISRVDVIVRIRKR, from the coding sequence ATGAGCGCAAACTTGAACCTGACCGACGCCGTGGCGGCGTCCCGGCTCCGCGATGCCGCGCCCCAGGCCCGCCCCGGCTGCCCGTTCAATGCGCTGCGCGTGCGTCTGCGAGGGGTCAATCTCCGCCCGACCCGGCAGCGTGTGGCGCTCGGATGGCTCCTGTTCGCCAAGGGCGATCGTCATGTGACGGCGGAAATGCTCTATGAAGAAGCGACACGGGCGCGCGTGCCGGTCTCGCTTGCGACCATTTACAACACCCTGCACCAGTTCACCGAAGCCGGATTGCTGCGGGAAGTCGCCGTCGACGGCTCCAAGACCTATTTCGACACCAATATCTCCGATCACCACCATTTCTTCGTCGAGGGCGAGGAGAAGCTGGTCGACATTCCCGGCGCGATCGAGGTCGGCGCGCTGCCGCTTGCCCCGGAAGGAATGGAGATTTCCCGCGTCGACGTGATCGTGCGGATCCGGAAGCGCTAA
- a CDS encoding SH3 domain-containing protein, giving the protein MSMKLFWTCLLCAASLVSAPIAQQSAVAAQGMTTGSVTGLPTPRYVSLKSDRVNLREGPSKDHRTTWVFQRAGLPVEITGEFETWRRIRDSEGSEGWVLHSLLSGRRTALVSPWMKGGTLQLFETSDEKSPVVAQLQPGVLGNVRSCNGRWCRIYGQGFDGWIAQDKLWGVYPQEKLD; this is encoded by the coding sequence ATGAGCATGAAACTGTTCTGGACCTGTCTCCTCTGCGCGGCGTCGCTCGTCTCGGCGCCGATCGCGCAGCAATCAGCCGTGGCGGCGCAGGGCATGACGACGGGCTCCGTCACGGGTCTGCCGACGCCGCGCTATGTCAGCCTGAAGTCGGATCGCGTGAATTTGCGCGAAGGACCGAGCAAGGATCATCGCACGACCTGGGTGTTTCAGCGCGCCGGCCTGCCGGTCGAGATCACCGGCGAGTTCGAAACCTGGCGTCGGATTCGCGATTCCGAAGGCTCGGAAGGCTGGGTGCTGCATTCACTGCTGTCCGGCCGCCGCACTGCGCTGGTGTCGCCCTGGATGAAGGGCGGGACTCTCCAGCTCTTTGAGACCAGCGATGAAAAATCGCCTGTCGTCGCCCAGCTCCAGCCGGGCGTGCTCGGCAATGTCAGATCGTGCAACGGCCGCTGGTGCCGCATCTACGGGCAGGGCTTCGACGGCTGGATTGCGCAGGACAAGCTCTGGGGCGTCTATCCCCAGGAAAAACTGGACTGA
- a CDS encoding D-glycerate dehydrogenase has translation MTSKAKPVVFVTRRLPDVVETRMRELFDTRLNETDAPLSQADLVAAAKIADVIVPTVTDRIDATILSQAGPKLKLIANFGNGFDNIDVATALQRGITVTNTPGVLTGDTADMTMALILAVPRRLAEGFEVLEHSEWTGWSPTWMLGKRIHGKRLGIIGLGRIGTAVAQRAKAFGMSIHYHGRRRAPAALEQSLEATWWESLDQMLARMDIISVNCPHTPATYHLLSARRLKLLKKDAYIVNTARGEIIDEVALTRMIEAGDLAGAGLDVFEHEPAVNPRLLKLAKAGKVVLLPHMGSATVEGRIDMGEKVIVNIRAFMDGHRPPDRVLPSML, from the coding sequence ATGACGAGCAAAGCGAAGCCGGTCGTATTCGTCACGCGCAGGCTGCCCGACGTGGTCGAGACGCGCATGCGCGAATTGTTCGACACCCGTCTCAACGAAACCGACGCGCCGCTCAGCCAGGCTGATCTCGTCGCAGCCGCGAAAATTGCCGACGTCATCGTCCCCACCGTCACCGACCGCATCGACGCAACCATCCTGTCGCAGGCGGGGCCGAAGCTCAAGCTGATCGCCAATTTCGGCAACGGATTCGACAATATCGACGTCGCGACCGCGCTGCAGCGCGGCATTACGGTGACCAACACGCCGGGGGTGCTCACCGGCGACACCGCCGACATGACGATGGCGCTGATCCTCGCCGTGCCGCGGCGGCTTGCGGAAGGGTTCGAGGTGCTGGAGCACAGCGAATGGACCGGCTGGTCGCCAACCTGGATGCTCGGCAAGCGCATCCATGGCAAGCGGCTCGGGATTATCGGGCTTGGCCGGATCGGCACGGCTGTGGCGCAACGGGCCAAGGCCTTTGGCATGTCGATCCACTATCACGGGCGTCGGCGGGCGCCGGCCGCGCTCGAGCAATCGCTGGAGGCGACCTGGTGGGAGAGCCTCGACCAGATGCTCGCCCGCATGGACATCATCTCGGTCAACTGTCCGCACACGCCGGCGACCTACCATCTGCTGTCGGCGCGGCGGCTCAAGCTCCTGAAAAAGGACGCCTATATCGTGAATACCGCCCGCGGCGAGATCATCGATGAGGTGGCGCTGACCCGCATGATCGAGGCGGGCGATCTCGCCGGGGCTGGCCTCGACGTGTTCGAGCATGAGCCCGCCGTCAATCCGCGTCTGCTGAAGCTCGCCAAAGCCGGCAAAGTGGTTCTGCTGCCCCATATGGGCTCGGCCACGGTCGAGGGCCGGATCGACATGGGCGAAAAGGTGATCGTGAATATCCGCGCCTTCATGGACGGGCATCGGCCGCCCGACCGCGTCCTGCCGAGCATGCTGTGA
- a CDS encoding glutathione S-transferase family protein, with product MPDKLQLISHALCPYVQRAVIALTEKNVPFERIDIDLANKPDWFKAISPLGKVPLLRVGETSIFESAVIVEYLEETTPHPLHPKAPLARAEHRGWIEFSSAILADLWGYYTAKDTATFDAKTTALADKFAILEKRVKAAPWFDGADFSLVDAAFGPVFRYFDVLDRIVDHGILDGKPKLELWRASLSQRPSVRNAVAPDYPAKLEAFIGKQGGVLAQQLAKAA from the coding sequence ATGCCCGACAAGCTTCAGCTCATTAGTCACGCTCTATGCCCCTACGTGCAGCGCGCCGTGATCGCGCTGACGGAGAAGAATGTTCCGTTCGAGCGCATCGATATCGATCTCGCCAACAAGCCCGACTGGTTCAAGGCGATCTCGCCGCTTGGCAAGGTGCCGCTGCTGCGCGTCGGCGAGACATCGATCTTCGAGTCGGCCGTGATCGTCGAATATCTCGAAGAGACGACGCCCCATCCGCTGCATCCGAAGGCGCCACTGGCGCGCGCCGAGCATCGCGGCTGGATCGAATTTTCATCCGCGATCCTCGCCGACCTCTGGGGCTACTACACCGCCAAGGACACAGCGACCTTCGACGCCAAGACGACGGCGCTCGCCGATAAATTCGCGATCCTGGAAAAGCGCGTGAAAGCCGCGCCCTGGTTCGACGGCGCTGACTTCTCGCTGGTCGACGCCGCTTTCGGTCCGGTGTTCCGCTATTTCGACGTGCTTGATCGGATCGTCGATCACGGCATCCTTGACGGCAAGCCGAAGCTGGAATTGTGGCGCGCGTCGCTGAGCCAGCGTCCGTCCGTGCGCAACGCGGTCGCGCCGGATTATCCCGCGAAGCTCGAAGCCTTCATCGGCAAGCAGGGCGGCGTTCTCGCGCAGCAGCTTGCGAAGGCCGCGTGA
- a CDS encoding SDR family NAD(P)-dependent oxidoreductase codes for MTGFAEQFPNALKAKIALVTGAGAGIGRAIAECFAACGATVIGAEKDEARVQSFAESLRKSGDGHLARCIDVTDANQIATIMKEIEDRFGRLDLLVNNVGDVLGWQKAFADTKPEEWDALYAVNLRHIFLATHAALPLLRRGMNAGIISVSTIEAFRGVPMFAVYGAFKTAISGFTRSLALELAPENIRVNAIAPETTETEQIKISSWIPEEYQDFVKRWIPLGRYGRPDDCAGAALFLASDLSSWITGATINVDGGALAAGGWRQTRDGVWTNRPVITAHAHK; via the coding sequence ATGACCGGCTTCGCTGAACAGTTTCCAAATGCGCTGAAGGCGAAAATCGCTCTCGTAACAGGCGCCGGCGCCGGCATCGGCCGCGCGATTGCGGAATGCTTCGCAGCTTGCGGCGCCACGGTGATCGGCGCCGAAAAGGATGAGGCGCGCGTTCAGTCGTTCGCCGAATCATTGCGAAAGTCAGGCGATGGTCATCTCGCGCGTTGCATCGACGTCACGGATGCGAATCAGATTGCGACGATCATGAAAGAGATCGAAGATCGCTTCGGTCGTCTCGATCTTCTCGTGAACAATGTCGGCGATGTGCTGGGATGGCAGAAGGCGTTCGCCGATACGAAGCCAGAGGAATGGGACGCGCTCTACGCCGTCAACCTCCGCCACATCTTTCTCGCGACGCATGCGGCGCTGCCTTTGCTTCGTCGCGGAATGAACGCCGGAATCATCAGCGTCTCCACGATCGAGGCCTTTCGCGGCGTGCCGATGTTCGCGGTCTACGGCGCGTTCAAGACCGCGATTTCAGGATTTACGCGCAGCCTCGCGCTGGAACTGGCGCCAGAAAATATTCGCGTCAATGCGATCGCGCCGGAAACGACGGAGACCGAGCAGATCAAAATCTCGTCATGGATTCCCGAGGAGTATCAGGATTTCGTCAAACGCTGGATTCCGCTTGGACGCTACGGCCGGCCTGATGATTGCGCCGGCGCCGCGCTCTTTCTCGCAAGCGATCTCTCATCTTGGATCACGGGCGCGACCATCAATGTCGATGGCGGCGCGCTCGCCGCCGGCGGCTGGCGCCAGACGCGTGACGGCGTCTGGACCAACCGGCCTGTCATCACAGCGCACGCTCACAAATGA
- a CDS encoding NAD(P)/FAD-dependent oxidoreductase: MPDVVVVGAGAAGVAAGRTLIAAGLSVEILEARDRVGGRAHTAAIDGRPIDLGAHWMHMAERNPLVPLAREAGFASRRAPDARPVYDAGQRMIGAQRRPMGEAWPRLDRILDQVLRSGRDRPLSECLPDVGDWSDTFAFDMGLYSGAPVEEVSAIDFHRVDDGSNRFLADGYGALITHLAKDLPVRLKSVATAVRRRGADLEVTTETESIITRRVIVTVPVELLKRGAITFEPGLSDEVAGAIASFIPAAYEHAILRWPESPLHENGADQLTLFRSDRIRGATMLACVGGSDLHYFELGGPHRAFWRDGNADAKSEFVRQFLHSHFGAESTRAEILHLTDWWNDPHALGSWSVCPPGKADAREVMRHHREGGVRFASEATSIAQANTTGGAWREGERAARKIIAELTGKAR, encoded by the coding sequence ATGCCCGACGTCGTAGTGGTCGGCGCCGGGGCCGCCGGCGTCGCCGCGGGCCGGACGCTGATCGCGGCGGGCCTCTCTGTCGAAATTCTCGAAGCCCGCGACCGCGTCGGCGGCCGCGCTCATACGGCGGCGATCGACGGCCGCCCGATCGATCTCGGCGCACACTGGATGCATATGGCCGAGCGCAATCCGCTGGTTCCGTTGGCGCGCGAAGCCGGCTTTGCATCGCGCCGCGCGCCCGATGCTCGACCTGTTTATGATGCGGGCCAACGCATGATTGGCGCGCAGCGACGTCCCATGGGCGAAGCCTGGCCGCGGCTCGATCGCATCCTCGATCAGGTTCTGCGCTCCGGCCGCGACCGACCTCTGTCCGAATGTCTGCCCGACGTCGGCGACTGGAGCGACACCTTCGCCTTTGACATGGGGCTTTATTCCGGCGCTCCGGTCGAGGAAGTCAGCGCGATCGATTTCCACCGCGTCGATGACGGGTCGAATCGCTTTCTCGCCGATGGTTATGGCGCGCTGATTACGCATCTCGCGAAGGATTTGCCGGTGCGTCTGAAAAGCGTGGCCACTGCGGTCAGGCGCCGCGGCGCGGATTTGGAAGTGACGACTGAGACGGAGAGCATCATCACGCGCCGCGTCATCGTCACCGTTCCGGTCGAGCTGCTAAAACGAGGCGCGATCACATTCGAGCCCGGGCTATCCGATGAGGTGGCCGGCGCAATCGCGTCCTTCATTCCCGCCGCGTATGAGCATGCGATCCTGCGCTGGCCGGAAAGTCCTCTCCACGAAAACGGCGCCGACCAGCTCACGCTCTTTCGCAGCGACCGCATTCGCGGCGCGACCATGCTCGCTTGTGTCGGCGGCTCTGATCTTCATTATTTCGAGTTGGGCGGCCCGCACCGCGCTTTCTGGCGCGACGGGAACGCCGACGCGAAAAGCGAATTCGTGCGCCAATTTCTTCACTCGCATTTCGGCGCCGAATCAACGCGCGCCGAAATTCTTCATCTGACAGACTGGTGGAACGATCCTCACGCCTTGGGTTCATGGAGCGTTTGTCCGCCGGGCAAAGCCGACGCGCGCGAAGTCATGCGTCATCACCGTGAAGGCGGCGTTCGTTTCGCCAGCGAGGCGACGTCGATCGCGCAGGCGAACACAACAGGCGGCGCATGGCGCGAGGGCGAGCGCGCGGCGCGCAAGATCATCGCGGAGCTAACGGGAAAAGCGCGCTAG
- a CDS encoding complex I NDUFA9 subunit family protein, whose protein sequence is MATTGALVTVFGGSGFVGRHVARALAKRGYRVRAAVRRPDLAGFLAPMGVVGQVTAVQANVRYPESVARAVAGADVVINLVGIGAEGGKQTFDAVQAAGAEAVAKATAEAGISRLIQISAIGAAADSDSAYARTKAAGEAAALAAVPQAVIVRPSVVFGPEDTFFNRFASLARFAPALPLIGGGDSKFQPVFVGDVAEFIARAVDGKIAGGKAYELGGPDVRSMRELLSYTLSVIGRRRLLVPLPTPLAMLKAQFLELLPNAPLTVDQVRMLTADNVVSEQAVAEKRTLEGVGVTPAAMDSVVPAYLWRFRKAGQFETLKAR, encoded by the coding sequence ATGGCGACCACGGGCGCGCTCGTCACAGTGTTTGGCGGATCGGGCTTCGTCGGCCGGCATGTGGCGCGGGCCTTGGCGAAGCGCGGATACCGGGTGCGCGCCGCGGTCCGCCGTCCCGATCTCGCCGGGTTTCTCGCGCCAATGGGCGTGGTCGGCCAGGTCACGGCGGTGCAGGCGAATGTCCGTTATCCCGAGTCGGTCGCCCGGGCGGTCGCCGGAGCGGATGTTGTGATCAATCTGGTCGGCATCGGGGCCGAGGGCGGCAAGCAGACTTTTGACGCGGTTCAGGCCGCGGGCGCCGAAGCGGTCGCGAAAGCGACGGCGGAAGCCGGAATCAGCCGACTGATCCAGATCTCCGCGATCGGCGCCGCCGCTGACTCCGATTCCGCCTACGCCCGCACCAAGGCCGCCGGCGAGGCGGCCGCCCTTGCGGCGGTTCCGCAGGCGGTGATCGTGCGCCCCTCTGTCGTCTTCGGACCCGAAGACACCTTCTTCAACCGTTTCGCCAGCCTGGCGCGCTTCGCGCCGGCGCTGCCTTTGATTGGTGGCGGCGATTCGAAATTCCAGCCGGTGTTCGTTGGCGACGTCGCGGAATTCATCGCCCGCGCCGTCGACGGCAAGATCGCCGGCGGCAAAGCCTATGAGCTCGGCGGCCCCGACGTCAGGAGCATGCGTGAGCTCCTCTCCTACACGCTGTCTGTGATCGGCCGCCGCCGGCTGCTCGTCCCGCTGCCCACGCCGCTCGCGATGTTGAAGGCGCAATTCCTGGAGCTGCTGCCGAACGCGCCGCTGACCGTCGATCAGGTCCGCATGCTCACGGCCGACAATGTCGTTAGCGAACAAGCTGTCGCCGAGAAGCGTACGCTCGAAGGCGTCGGCGTCACGCCCGCCGCTATGGACTCGGTCGTGCCGGCCTATCTCTGGCGCTTCCGCAAGGCCGGCCAGTTCGAGACGCTGAAGGCGCGCTGA
- the secB gene encoding protein-export chaperone SecB, whose amino-acid sequence MANEATNGAKTQEPPQIKALAQYIKDLSFENPNSPRSLQQQPTQPAINIQVNVNAKQLGPNDFEVELKLEGGAGEGANVLFNFELSYCGVFQLVGIPEEQKHPVVMIECPRLLFPFARQIVADCVSNGGFPPFLLNPIDFGVLYQQRMQQEAQGAPPIVS is encoded by the coding sequence ATGGCGAACGAAGCCACCAACGGCGCCAAAACGCAGGAACCGCCGCAGATCAAGGCGCTGGCGCAGTATATCAAAGACCTGTCGTTCGAGAATCCGAACTCGCCGCGCTCGCTGCAGCAGCAGCCGACCCAGCCGGCGATCAACATTCAGGTCAACGTCAACGCCAAGCAGCTTGGGCCGAACGATTTCGAGGTCGAGCTGAAGCTGGAAGGCGGCGCCGGCGAGGGCGCGAACGTCCTGTTCAACTTCGAGCTGTCCTATTGCGGCGTGTTCCAGCTCGTCGGCATTCCGGAGGAGCAGAAGCACCCGGTCGTCATGATCGAGTGCCCACGCCTGCTGTTCCCGTTCGCACGCCAGATCGTCGCCGACTGCGTCAGCAATGGCGGCTTTCCGCCTTTCCTGCTCAACCCGATCGATTTCGGCGTGCTCTATCAGCAGCGCATGCAGCAGGAAGCGCAGGGCGCGCCGCCGATCGTCTCCTGA